A stretch of the uncultured Desulfobacter sp. genome encodes the following:
- a CDS encoding zf-HC2 domain-containing protein, whose amino-acid sequence MTCHKFSNEFISRFIDNDLDEEDRNAFIRHKAQCPDCCAVETRFKQTGMIFKQQADDITRLLLKDTPEIFIKTKERAYKFGNGRIMKPKSRGARAVFAMLSLAVVVAIMYLGPWYQGKPSIGLSVPGPSAVVNSVNAYGSSVMILETAETHHTIIWFSET is encoded by the coding sequence ATGACCTGCCATAAGTTTTCCAATGAATTTATCTCAAGATTTATAGATAATGATCTTGATGAAGAGGATCGAAATGCTTTTATCCGCCATAAAGCCCAATGCCCGGACTGTTGCGCAGTAGAAACTCGCTTCAAACAGACAGGGATGATATTTAAACAACAGGCAGACGACATTACCAGACTATTATTGAAAGATACGCCTGAAATCTTTATAAAAACAAAGGAGAGAGCCTATAAGTTCGGTAATGGCAGGATAATGAAACCCAAATCCCGAGGCGCACGGGCTGTTTTCGCGATGTTAAGCCTTGCTGTGGTGGTAGCAATCATGTATCTGGGCCCTTGGTACCAGGGGAAACCGTCAATCGGATTGTCAGTGCCGGGCCCTTCAGCCGTGGTAAATTCTGTTAATGCATATGGATCCTCAGTTATGATCCTGGAAACAGCAGAAACCCACCATACGATTATCTGGTTTTCCGAAACCTGA
- the rpsE gene encoding 30S ribosomal protein S5, which produces MEDTGLIDKVVRINRVAKVVKGGRNFTFTALVVVGDGEGSVGYGLGKAKEVPEAIRKGMEKAKRNMKKVAILNGTVPFEVLGHAGSGRVLLKPASPGTGLIAGGGIRAVLEAAGVTDILTKCIGSHNTQNIVRATMAGLQSLCTKEEVAKRRGLNPEEI; this is translated from the coding sequence ATGGAAGATACAGGTCTGATCGACAAGGTCGTCAGAATTAACCGTGTTGCGAAGGTCGTTAAAGGTGGCCGAAATTTTACCTTTACTGCCCTGGTTGTGGTAGGTGATGGTGAAGGCAGCGTGGGATATGGACTGGGAAAGGCCAAAGAAGTTCCTGAAGCGATTAGAAAGGGAATGGAAAAAGCCAAACGAAATATGAAAAAAGTTGCTATTTTAAATGGGACGGTTCCCTTTGAAGTATTGGGGCACGCCGGATCAGGCCGGGTTCTTCTCAAACCGGCTTCTCCCGGTACCGGACTGATTGCCGGCGGTGGTATCCGTGCGGTCCTTGAAGCAGCTGGTGTAACTGATATTTTGACCAAATGCATTGGTTCCCACAACACCCAGAACATTGTAAGAGCCACCATGGCAGGCTTACAGTCCTTGTGTACCAAGGAGGAAGTTGCCAAACGACGCGGGCTTAACCCTGAAGAAATATAA
- the secY gene encoding preprotein translocase subunit SecY — translation MIQNSYQNMLKLPELKRKILITLGLLFVYRVGVHVPTPGIDGAALESFFASASGTLFSMFNMFSGGALQRLSIFALGIMPYISASIILELMTVVVPYLEQLKKEGDAGRKKKTQLTRYGTVVLSAIQGFGIAVGLESMTSPAGIPIVPYPGWAFRLITIITLTAGTAFIMWLGEQITERGIGNGISLIIFAGIVANMPSAGIKMGRLLSTGEMGLFSTIILIVLMVAVIAAIIFMELAQRRIPVHYAKRVVGRKMYGGQTSHLPLKINTSGVIPPIFASSIIMFPTTLAQFINLPVMQTMANMFSPGTIWYYLLYVGFIVFFCFFYTAVQFNPEDVAENMKKNGGYIPGIRPGKRTAEYIDKVLTRITVGGAAYVSVVCVLPTVLMNKFNVPFYFGGTALLIVVGVAIDTISQIESHLITSNYDGFLGRSGNKRIKSRS, via the coding sequence ATGATACAGAACAGCTACCAGAATATGCTTAAACTGCCGGAGTTAAAACGTAAAATACTGATAACCCTTGGATTGCTTTTTGTCTATAGGGTCGGGGTACATGTCCCGACGCCTGGTATTGACGGGGCGGCACTGGAATCTTTTTTTGCGTCGGCTTCAGGCACATTATTTTCCATGTTCAATATGTTCTCTGGTGGAGCGCTCCAGAGGCTATCTATTTTTGCCTTAGGTATCATGCCTTATATTAGTGCTTCCATTATCCTGGAACTGATGACCGTGGTTGTTCCTTATCTTGAACAGCTTAAAAAAGAAGGGGATGCCGGTCGTAAAAAGAAGACACAGTTAACCAGGTATGGTACTGTTGTTTTAAGCGCCATACAGGGCTTTGGAATTGCTGTCGGCCTTGAATCCATGACATCGCCCGCCGGTATACCCATCGTACCTTATCCTGGGTGGGCCTTCAGGCTGATCACTATTATTACCCTGACAGCGGGAACCGCATTTATCATGTGGCTTGGTGAGCAGATCACCGAAAGAGGGATTGGTAATGGTATTTCTTTGATTATTTTTGCCGGTATTGTAGCCAATATGCCCTCAGCAGGTATTAAGATGGGACGGTTATTAAGTACTGGCGAGATGGGATTGTTTTCGACCATTATTCTCATTGTTTTGATGGTTGCTGTGATTGCTGCCATTATTTTCATGGAACTTGCCCAACGTAGAATTCCTGTTCATTATGCCAAACGCGTGGTCGGTCGAAAAATGTATGGCGGACAGACTTCGCATCTTCCGCTTAAGATCAATACATCTGGTGTTATTCCGCCTATTTTCGCATCTTCCATCATTATGTTCCCCACCACGTTGGCCCAGTTTATCAATCTGCCTGTTATGCAGACTATGGCCAACATGTTTAGTCCGGGAACAATTTGGTATTACCTGCTATATGTTGGTTTTATCGTCTTTTTTTGCTTTTTTTATACTGCAGTTCAATTTAATCCTGAAGATGTTGCCGAAAATATGAAAAAGAACGGCGGGTACATCCCGGGCATTCGACCTGGCAAGCGGACAGCTGAATATATTGACAAGGTGCTTACAAGAATTACTGTGGGTGGGGCTGCGTATGTCTCAGTCGTATGTGTGTTGCCTACAGTCTTGATGAATAAGTTTAACGTACCTTTTTATTTCGGCGGGACTGCGCTGTTGATTGTCGTTGGTGTCGCTATTGATACCATTTCCCAGATAGAGTCTCATTTGATTACCAGCAATTATGATGGTTTTTTGGGTCGTTCGGGAAATAAACGGATCAAAAGCCGGTCCTGA
- the rpsD gene encoding 30S ribosomal protein S4, which translates to MARYRGSVCRQCRRENMKLFLKGDRCFSDKCSFDRRGFPPGEHGQKRVKQSDYGMQLREKQKVKRIYGVSEKQFRNTFKRADRQKGITGINLLTLLETRLDNTVFRLGFVNSRNQGRHFVRHNHFTVNGKKVNIPSYQVRKGDVIELSEKSRTIQAIIDSLDAIVRRGIPQWLEINKDSFKGEIKGLPAREDISLPIQEQLIVELYSK; encoded by the coding sequence TTGGCAAGATATAGAGGTTCTGTCTGCAGACAGTGCAGACGTGAAAATATGAAGCTTTTTTTAAAAGGTGATCGTTGTTTTTCTGATAAATGCAGTTTTGATCGTAGAGGGTTTCCCCCGGGTGAACACGGTCAGAAAAGAGTTAAACAATCAGATTACGGAATGCAGCTTCGGGAAAAACAAAAAGTTAAACGCATTTATGGTGTATCTGAGAAGCAGTTTAGAAACACATTTAAAAGAGCAGACCGTCAAAAAGGCATTACTGGTATTAATTTGTTGACATTACTTGAGACTCGGTTAGATAATACCGTATTCAGACTTGGATTCGTAAATTCCAGAAATCAGGGTCGCCATTTTGTTCGTCACAATCATTTTACCGTAAACGGGAAAAAGGTTAATATTCCATCCTATCAGGTAAGAAAAGGGGATGTTATCGAACTTTCTGAAAAAAGTAGAACTATCCAGGCTATTATCGATTCCCTGGACGCCATTGTAAGGCGTGGTATTCCCCAGTGGTTAGAAATCAATAAAGACAGTTTTAAAGGTGAAATTAAAGGACTTCCCGCACGGGAAGATATTTCACTACCGATCCAGGAACAGTTGATCGTCGAGCTCTATTCAAAATAG
- the rpsK gene encoding 30S ribosomal protein S11 has product MAKKSKKVVAKKRVKKNISTGIVHIQSTFNNTIVTIADENGNTISWSSAGMQGFKGSRKSTPFAAKLVAEDAGAKAMEHGMKNVGVYVKGPGPGRESALRALHALGFNISMIKDVTPVPHNGCRPPKRRRV; this is encoded by the coding sequence ATGGCGAAAAAGTCTAAAAAAGTCGTTGCCAAAAAGCGGGTTAAGAAAAATATATCAACCGGCATAGTGCATATTCAGTCAACTTTTAATAACACCATTGTCACTATTGCAGATGAAAATGGCAACACCATTTCCTGGTCATCTGCCGGAATGCAGGGTTTCAAAGGATCTAGAAAATCCACACCTTTTGCGGCCAAACTGGTTGCTGAAGATGCAGGGGCCAAAGCAATGGAACATGGAATGAAAAACGTTGGGGTTTATGTTAAGGGTCCTGGCCCTGGACGGGAGTCTGCGCTTCGGGCTCTACATGCACTGGGGTTCAATATTTCCATGATCAAGGATGTTACCCCGGTACCGCATAATGGATGCCGTCCACCCAAAAGAAGACGTGTGTAA
- the rpmD gene encoding 50S ribosomal protein L30, translating into MADKIKITQIRSAIGRPAKHGRIIRSLGIKRMHHTVEHDNTPVIMGQVKKVSHLVKVEEV; encoded by the coding sequence ATGGCTGATAAAATTAAAATTACACAAATACGAAGCGCCATCGGTCGTCCTGCTAAGCATGGACGGATTATACGCTCCCTGGGCATTAAACGTATGCACCATACTGTGGAGCACGATAATACCCCTGTGATTATGGGGCAGGTGAAAAAGGTATCACACCTGGTGAAAGTAGAGGAGGTTTAG
- the rplO gene encoding 50S ribosomal protein L15, translating into MQLHDLAPAPGSRKNRKRVGRGPGSGMGKTSTRGHKGLKARSGGSVRPGFEGGQMPIYRRLPKRGFKNYMFKTHNAILNVKDLDRFEDGAEITETVLREAGLVKGVVDGVKLLGDGEVSKKFVLRNLLVSQSAKEKIETAGGRVE; encoded by the coding sequence ATGCAGTTACACGATCTGGCTCCTGCTCCCGGTAGCAGAAAAAATAGAAAAAGAGTAGGGCGTGGCCCAGGTTCCGGTATGGGTAAAACCTCTACGAGAGGGCATAAAGGCCTAAAGGCTCGTTCTGGTGGGTCTGTTCGCCCCGGTTTTGAAGGTGGTCAGATGCCAATTTACCGGCGTTTGCCCAAGCGTGGATTTAAAAACTATATGTTCAAAACCCATAATGCCATTCTCAATGTGAAAGATCTTGATCGGTTCGAAGACGGTGCGGAAATTACTGAAACTGTTCTCAGGGAAGCCGGTCTAGTCAAAGGGGTTGTGGATGGCGTTAAGCTTCTTGGTGATGGCGAAGTCAGCAAGAAATTTGTCTTGAGAAATCTTTTGGTTTCCCAGAGTGCCAAAGAAAAAATTGAAACTGCCGGTGGCAGAGTAGAATAA
- a CDS encoding DNA-directed RNA polymerase subunit alpha, whose protein sequence is MSSENLAYVNWREMIKPEKLDVTTTSTYGKFVCEPLERGYGITIGNSLRRIILSSIYGAAIVSVKFDDALHEYSVISDIREDVSEIILNLKELKLKVDDPEEKILTLNVTGEAEVTGADIVSPEGRVKILNPEQHIATVNKNGKLNIVMVVKTGKGYALSSANKDDDAPIGTIPIDSAFSPIKRVKYVVGTSRIGQKTDYDKLTFEVWTDGSVTPDDAVAYGAKILKEQMNPFINFDEELEPDESEYKTDEGEKGFNENIYRSVDELELSVRSSNCLKNARIHTIYQLVQKTDSEMLKTKNFGRKSLNEIKEVLNSMELSLGMDLEGIEPPEDVNTQEGE, encoded by the coding sequence ATGTCATCTGAAAATCTTGCATATGTTAACTGGCGAGAGATGATCAAGCCGGAAAAGCTTGATGTTACCACAACTTCCACCTATGGCAAGTTTGTGTGTGAACCCCTTGAAAGGGGATACGGCATCACCATTGGTAACTCGCTTCGGCGAATTATTTTATCATCCATTTATGGCGCCGCCATAGTCTCCGTGAAATTCGATGATGCGCTTCACGAATACAGCGTTATATCAGATATTAGGGAAGATGTTTCCGAGATCATCCTTAATCTCAAAGAATTAAAGCTCAAGGTGGACGATCCAGAAGAAAAAATATTGACCCTTAACGTAACCGGCGAGGCAGAGGTTACCGGTGCGGACATCGTCAGTCCGGAAGGTCGGGTTAAAATTCTTAACCCGGAGCAGCATATTGCCACCGTAAATAAAAATGGGAAACTCAATATCGTCATGGTTGTGAAAACAGGCAAGGGCTATGCCCTGTCATCCGCAAATAAGGATGACGATGCCCCTATCGGAACCATCCCCATTGATTCAGCGTTTTCCCCCATTAAGAGAGTAAAATATGTGGTTGGGACGTCTCGTATCGGCCAGAAAACCGACTATGACAAATTGACCTTTGAAGTCTGGACGGACGGTAGTGTTACGCCTGATGATGCTGTTGCCTACGGTGCAAAAATACTTAAGGAGCAGATGAATCCATTCATCAATTTTGATGAAGAACTTGAACCTGATGAATCGGAATATAAGACCGATGAAGGTGAAAAAGGATTCAATGAGAATATTTACCGTTCCGTGGATGAACTCGAACTCTCCGTTCGCAGTTCAAACTGTCTGAAAAATGCAAGAATCCATACCATTTACCAGCTGGTTCAGAAAACCGACAGCGAAATGCTCAAGACAAAAAATTTCGGCCGAAAATCACTCAATGAAATCAAAGAAGTGCTCAATTCAATGGAATTGTCTTTGGGGATGGACCTTGAGGGGATCGAGCCGCCGGAAGATGTGAATACTCAGGAAGGAGAATAA
- the rplQ gene encoding 50S ribosomal protein L17: MKHRKSVLKLNRTSAHRKAMFRNMVTSLFKHSSIKTTEAKAKGLRKIADKMITLAKRGDLHARRQAMAVIREKDVVHALFEEVAEKFDSRQGGYTRITKLGPRKGDVAPMVQIELITD; this comes from the coding sequence ATGAAGCATAGAAAATCCGTATTAAAGCTTAACAGAACCTCCGCCCATAGAAAGGCGATGTTTAGGAACATGGTAACTTCTCTGTTCAAACACAGCAGCATCAAGACCACTGAGGCCAAAGCCAAAGGTCTTCGTAAGATTGCCGATAAAATGATTACCCTCGCCAAGCGTGGGGATCTTCATGCCAGACGCCAAGCTATGGCCGTAATCCGTGAAAAAGATGTTGTGCATGCCCTTTTTGAAGAGGTTGCAGAGAAGTTTGACTCAAGGCAGGGTGGCTACACTCGAATTACCAAGCTTGGACCGCGTAAAGGGGATGTTGCTCCGATGGTCCAGATTGAGTTAATCACCGATTAA
- the infA gene encoding translation initiation factor IF-1 has protein sequence MAKEEPIKVDGKVLETLPNAMFKVELENKHVLLAHISGKMRMHFIKILPGDRVTVEISPYDLSRGRITYRYK, from the coding sequence ATGGCCAAAGAAGAGCCCATTAAAGTAGATGGTAAAGTCCTTGAAACGCTTCCCAATGCCATGTTCAAGGTCGAATTGGAAAATAAGCATGTTCTGCTGGCACATATATCCGGGAAAATGAGAATGCATTTTATAAAAATACTTCCCGGCGACAGAGTGACCGTGGAAATATCTCCCTATGATCTAAGCCGTGGCAGAATTACCTACCGGTATAAATAA
- the rpsM gene encoding 30S ribosomal protein S13 gives MARIAGVDLPRDKHAWIALTYIYGIGSSRSKQILEKTGIEPTIKANDLTEEQVNEIRKVIDAEFKVEGELRSEVSMNIKRLMDLGCYRGLRHRKGLPCHGQRTSTNARTRKGPKRAAVKKKK, from the coding sequence TTGGCACGTATAGCTGGAGTTGACTTACCAAGAGATAAGCATGCGTGGATCGCTTTAACCTATATCTATGGTATCGGTAGCAGCAGATCTAAGCAGATACTTGAAAAAACGGGTATTGAACCCACAATCAAAGCAAACGATTTGACCGAAGAACAGGTAAATGAAATCAGGAAGGTCATTGATGCCGAGTTCAAGGTTGAAGGTGAACTGCGTTCTGAAGTGTCCATGAACATTAAGCGGTTGATGGACCTAGGATGCTACAGGGGACTGCGCCATCGTAAAGGCCTGCCCTGCCACGGGCAGCGGACTAGTACCAACGCCAGAACCAGAAAAGGTCCTAAACGCGCGGCAGTGAAGAAGAAAAAGTAG
- a CDS encoding sigma-70 family RNA polymerase sigma factor, with protein sequence MPRNAKESKKEPAANSPPEKYPGHPVDEDDLIRRLKQGQQWACNTLVDLYQERLLKLAWGITLDKEESREIVQDIFFTAIKKIDTFRGESSLWAWLRKMTVNACLNWKRKWKRRFRWHHTPIETETLIPAQAGRTQEDTPETLLQEKQAYKAVADAVARLPEDVRTAFVLCSFEGLSYQEIAQVLGIKKGTVSSRVFRARQMISRSIEPKQHTKK encoded by the coding sequence TTGCCCCGGAATGCTAAGGAGTCAAAAAAAGAACCTGCCGCCAACAGCCCCCCGGAAAAATACCCGGGACACCCTGTGGACGAAGACGATCTTATACGACGACTGAAACAGGGCCAGCAGTGGGCCTGCAATACTCTGGTGGATTTATACCAGGAGCGTCTGCTTAAACTGGCCTGGGGCATTACCCTGGATAAAGAAGAGAGCAGAGAAATTGTTCAGGATATTTTTTTCACAGCCATTAAAAAAATCGACACCTTCAGGGGAGAATCAAGTCTGTGGGCCTGGTTGCGAAAGATGACGGTCAATGCCTGTCTTAATTGGAAGCGTAAATGGAAACGACGTTTTCGATGGCACCACACCCCCATTGAAACAGAAACCTTGATTCCGGCCCAGGCCGGGAGAACACAGGAAGATACCCCCGAAACCCTTTTACAGGAAAAACAGGCGTACAAGGCAGTGGCTGATGCAGTTGCGCGGCTGCCGGAGGATGTAAGAACCGCATTTGTTTTGTGTTCCTTTGAAGGCTTGTCCTACCAAGAAATTGCACAAGTCCTGGGAATTAAAAAAGGCACCGTCAGTAGCCGGGTTTTCAGGGCAAGGCAGATGATCAGCCGGTCCATAGAACCAAAACAGCACACCAAGAAATAA
- a CDS encoding response regulator encodes MITLSQIWRHKLKNKLLLSFFIIFTPLILISKTIVFILSRKFDEIILPLNTLYALIALDILFFLLALVIFAYLLSRSVTKPLKKFTDTIGNSKEGDCSIRLHYKAGDEIGSLARYFNEFMIRMEKYHDRLNEKDLKTMEIRKTLKAVEKERCKLLIQLQKSQKMEAIGTLAGGIAHDFNNILSSIFGYAQLAQMTGGDQEKLNIHMNQILKSAQRAAELIEQILTFSRQTEDEKRPLKLHLVVKEALKLLRASIPATIEMVTQVETTDMVHANPTQMHQMVVHLCTNAYHAMITSGGTLTVSLTTVDEIQFEHQSKDYFQPGPFLKFMVKDTSTGMNQETLEETYEEDSTTDNDGQEAGLGFTLIETIVKDHNGLSYIERITGQGTSFFVYLPIVTKSVSSAGRLTGMDVSLKTGKETIMIVEDEHDLLVLIEELLRKFGYSVHPFNNGKSALDAYQRAENNFDMVITDMTMPHMTGIALAEAILSINENMPIILCSGYNETISNSRIKSIGIQAFLKKPLDTSELLNTIRMVLDK; translated from the coding sequence TTGATCACATTATCCCAAATTTGGCGTCATAAACTTAAAAATAAATTGCTGCTTTCTTTCTTTATTATTTTTACGCCATTAATTCTCATATCCAAAACAATAGTCTTTATTCTAAGCCGAAAATTTGACGAAATCATTCTCCCTTTAAACACACTCTACGCATTAATTGCCCTGGACATTTTATTTTTTCTTCTGGCTTTGGTTATTTTTGCCTATCTGTTGTCACGATCTGTGACGAAACCACTGAAAAAATTTACAGATACGATAGGCAACAGTAAAGAAGGGGACTGCAGTATTCGTTTGCACTATAAAGCCGGAGATGAAATCGGCAGCCTTGCACGATATTTTAACGAGTTCATGATCCGAATGGAAAAATATCATGACCGATTAAATGAAAAAGATCTCAAAACAATGGAGATCCGGAAAACCCTTAAAGCAGTAGAAAAAGAACGTTGTAAGCTTTTGATTCAATTGCAAAAATCTCAGAAAATGGAAGCCATTGGAACCCTTGCCGGAGGCATTGCTCATGATTTTAACAATATTTTGTCAAGTATTTTCGGCTATGCGCAACTGGCCCAGATGACCGGAGGAGATCAAGAAAAATTAAACATTCATATGAATCAAATTCTTAAAAGTGCACAGCGAGCAGCTGAACTTATTGAGCAGATTCTAACCTTCAGTCGCCAGACGGAGGATGAAAAAAGGCCCCTGAAACTCCACCTTGTTGTTAAAGAAGCACTTAAGCTTCTCAGGGCGTCCATACCCGCCACAATTGAGATGGTCACCCAGGTGGAGACGACAGACATGGTGCATGCAAATCCTACCCAGATGCATCAAATGGTCGTACACCTGTGCACAAACGCCTATCATGCGATGATAACATCCGGTGGAACTTTGACGGTAAGTCTGACCACAGTCGATGAAATTCAGTTTGAACACCAGAGCAAAGACTATTTTCAGCCTGGACCATTCCTAAAATTTATGGTTAAGGATACCAGCACCGGCATGAATCAAGAGACCTTGGAAGAGACATATGAAGAAGACTCCACAACCGACAATGACGGACAGGAAGCAGGATTAGGGTTCACCCTAATCGAGACAATTGTCAAAGATCATAATGGCCTTTCTTACATTGAACGTATTACAGGACAGGGAACCTCATTTTTTGTTTATCTGCCGATTGTAACGAAAAGTGTTTCATCAGCAGGCCGTCTCACTGGTATGGATGTATCTCTGAAAACAGGTAAAGAGACCATCATGATCGTCGAGGATGAGCATGATCTGCTGGTTTTAATTGAAGAACTGCTTAGAAAATTCGGTTATTCAGTCCACCCATTTAACAACGGAAAAAGCGCTTTGGATGCCTATCAAAGAGCAGAAAACAACTTTGATATGGTCATTACCGACATGACCATGCCCCATATGACCGGAATTGCCCTGGCTGAAGCCATATTATCTATAAATGAGAATATGCCCATAATTTTGTGCTCCGGCTATAATGAAACCATCAGCAATTCTCGGATCAAATCCATAGGTATTCAAGCCTTTCTCAAAAAGCCCTTGGATACATCTGAGTTACTTAACACCATAAGAATGGTACTTGATAAATAA
- the moaA gene encoding GTP 3',8-cyclase MoaA, producing the protein MIAGTRNINYLRISVTDRCNFRCRYCVPAAPFKVIEHERIARYEEILRIVRISCDMGINKVRITGGEPFVRKGIFSFLHRLCRIPQLKDISITTNGSRLNRDKINELMDMGIQRLNFSLDTLVPEKFLKITRRDRFQRVWDSIMAAHDLGMSPIKINTVALKGFNDDEIQAIAGLTLKYPFHVRFIEYMPMGNSDVGADGQILTQDIKNLITKAHGSLTVVPKKANDGPAKLYKLAGALGILGFITPVSSHFCSECNRLRLTSRGTIRPCLLSNKETDILTPLRNGADDDSLKQIIVTALKDKPLHHSLEKRTARDLPLNHMTSIGG; encoded by the coding sequence ATGATTGCAGGAACCAGAAACATTAATTATTTGAGAATCTCCGTCACGGACCGATGTAATTTCAGGTGCAGGTATTGTGTGCCTGCAGCCCCGTTTAAGGTTATTGAGCATGAGCGCATTGCCCGGTATGAGGAGATATTAAGAATTGTCCGTATCAGCTGTGACATGGGCATTAACAAAGTCAGAATCACCGGTGGAGAACCCTTTGTCAGAAAAGGCATTTTCTCCTTTCTCCACCGCCTGTGCCGCATTCCCCAACTAAAGGACATCTCTATTACCACCAACGGTTCCCGCCTGAACCGGGATAAAATAAACGAGTTGATGGATATGGGGATTCAAAGGCTCAACTTCAGCTTGGATACCCTGGTGCCCGAAAAATTTCTTAAGATCACCCGGCGGGACCGGTTCCAAAGGGTTTGGGATAGTATCATGGCAGCCCATGACTTGGGCATGTCACCCATAAAAATCAATACGGTGGCGTTGAAAGGGTTCAACGATGATGAAATCCAGGCCATTGCCGGCCTGACTCTGAAATACCCCTTCCATGTCCGCTTTATTGAATATATGCCCATGGGAAATTCAGATGTCGGGGCAGACGGGCAGATCCTGACCCAAGACATTAAAAATCTGATCACTAAGGCCCATGGATCATTGACGGTTGTCCCTAAAAAAGCAAATGATGGTCCCGCAAAACTGTACAAACTGGCCGGGGCATTGGGAATTTTAGGGTTCATCACACCGGTCAGTTCCCATTTTTGCAGTGAATGCAACAGGTTGCGCCTGACCTCCCGGGGGACCATTCGTCCCTGCCTGCTGAGCAACAAAGAAACTGACATTCTCACACCTCTACGAAACGGCGCCGATGATGACAGTCTGAAACAAATCATAGTAACTGCTTTGAAAGACAAGCCGTTACACCATAGCTTAGAGAAAAGAACTGCCCGGGATCTGCCATTAAATCATATGACATCCATCGGCGGATAG
- the rpmJ gene encoding 50S ribosomal protein L36, producing the protein MKVRASVKKICRDCKVIKRRGVIRVICVNKRHKQRQG; encoded by the coding sequence ATGAAAGTCAGAGCATCCGTAAAAAAAATCTGTAGAGACTGCAAGGTTATTAAAAGGCGCGGTGTCATCAGAGTCATTTGTGTCAACAAGCGCCATAAACAGCGTCAAGGATAG